The Besnoitia besnoiti strain Bb-Ger1 chromosome Unknown contig00014, whole genome shotgun sequence genome contains a region encoding:
- a CDS encoding uncharacterized protein (encoded by transcript BESB_025120), translated as MFIVPAALVPLLGASATSPSPPGHFPSRSPTLPGQAKARREPFSTPSFRMEDDHKPFSSSSAAAAASEGASHALHVRQPSLMQTSSELRASSAPAQSTSELNPSRSLSRKFGAFLLEPPRGARGLKGFLMDGGRDNGGAVTRGLEGAQSPRSEGGAGAEESEVLQKRRDEEALGRGGFDLHTGRGSVDDLTSRAAREAGSAYALSTPEERRQPLLGQPLRLRTASNGGRLLRPTATRDVAAVPAEMSFVINWQMLGATMANPMLQVTGSPLAQRPLIFEQPDPAAAMSQHGPLIAVVAGVMVVGLVLMLLCCFMVKRKRAHEAYMSAPLTIPTQT; from the coding sequence ATGTTCATCGTGCCCGCGGCCCTGGTACCGCTCCTGGGTGCCTCAGCGACCAGCCCCTCTCCTCCAGGTCACTTCCCGTCTCGTTCGCCGACCCTCCCAGGACAGGCAAAGGCCCGAAGAGAGCCGTTCAGCACTCCATCGTTTCGCATGGAAGACGACCATAAgcccttctcttcctcctccgctgcagccgctgcgagcgagggcgcgtcGCACGCGCTCCACGTCCGCCAGCCCTCGCTCATGCAGACATCCTCcgagctccgcgcctccagcgcgcccgcgcagtcCACCTCAGAACTCAACCCTTCccgctctctgtctcgtAAATTTGGAGCCTTTCTCCTCGAGCCGCCGAGAGGTGCACGAGGCCTTAAGGGGTTTCTCATGGATGGGGGCCGTGATAACGGCGGGGCTGTGACCCGCGGTCTAGAGGGCGCCCAGTCTCCACGGTCTGAGGGCggtgcaggcgcggaggaaagtgaagtgctgcagaagcgtcgcgacgaggaggcgttGGGCCGTGGAGGTTTCGACCTTCACACCGGCAGGGGCAGTGTCGACGACCTAACATctcgtgcggcgcgcgaggcgggatCTGCTTACGCCCTCTCGACGCCtgaggagagaaggcagccTCTTCTAGGGCAGCCACTGAGATTGAGGACCGCCTCGAATGGTGGAAGGCTTCTGCGGCCGACCGCCACGCGAGACGTCGCAGCAGTGCCGGCGGAAATGTCCTTCGTGATCAACTGGCAGATGCTCGGTGCAACGATGGCAAATCCGATGCTGCAAGTGACCGGCAGTCCTCTTGCGCAGCGCCCACTCATCTTCGAGCAACCCGACCCGGCAGCGGCAATGAGTCAGCATGGGCCGCTCATTGCGGTGGTGGCGGGGGTCATGGTCGTTGGCTTGGTTCTAATGTTGCTCTGCTGCTTCATGGTGAAGCGCAAGCGCGCACACGAGGCGTACATGAGCGCACCTCTCACCATTCCGACGCAGACTTAG